A genome region from Setaria italica strain Yugu1 chromosome III, Setaria_italica_v2.0, whole genome shotgun sequence includes the following:
- the LOC101777984 gene encoding pentatricopeptide repeat-containing protein At4g14170: protein MPPVPATTLASCNALLASLARSGRPAQALRTFRDLLARGVQPDHFTLPPVRRSCALTGAAGFAASSHALAVKLSAQDNLFVASALVLCYAGLSNLADARRMFDGMREWDAVLWTSMLSAYAQRGEPDAALRFFGGMVAAGMELDAVVMVSLLLACGQLGWRRHGRSVHACCVRRFLGMPLSLGNALVDMYVKCGDFALAERVFAGIPRRDVISWSALILGHGLNGRSDVALGLFDRMATEGIQPNSVTFLGALSACAHSGMVDKAYAIFEGMKRWGIEPELKHYSCMADTLGRAGRVVEAVKMIEEMPFEPDEAMLGGALAACRVHGEMEAAEQVSKRLMDMSPGKSGYYMSLANIYSDAGRYSDAERIRDFMKEVKVSKLPGYSSVELDVDRFHRTSNGV from the coding sequence ATGCCTCCCGTCCCCGCGACCACGCTTGCCTCCTGCAACGCCCTCCTCGCGTCGCTCGCGCGCTCCGGCCGCCCCGCGCAGGCGCTCCGCACGTTCCGCGATTTGCTCGCGCGGGGCGTCCAGCCGGACCACTTCACCCTACCTCCAGTCCGCCGCTCCTGCGCGCTTACCGGCGCCGCAGGATTCGCGGCCTCGTCCCACGCGCTCGCCGTCAAGCTCAGCGCGCAGGACAACCTCTTCGTGGCGTCCGCGCTGGTGCTCTGCTACGCGGGCCTGTCGAACCTCGCCGACGCGCGGAGGATGTTCGACGGAATGCGCGAATGGGACGCCGTCCTGTGGACATCCATGCTGTCCGCGTACGCTCAGAGAGGGGAGCCCGACGCGGCGCTGCGGTTCTTTGGTGGCATGGTGGCAGCAGGGATGGAGCTGGACGCGGTGGTCATGGTCAGCCTGCTCCTCGCGTGCGGGCAGCTCGGGTGGCGCCGTCATGGGAGGAGTGTGCACGCTTGCTGCGTCCGGAGGTTCCTAGGCATGCCTCTGTCACTTGGGAACGCGCTTGTGGACATGTATGTCAAGTGTGGGGACTTTGCGTTAGCTGAGAGGGTGTTTGCTGGGATTCCTAGGCGGGATGTTATCTCGTGGAGTGCACTGATACTTGGTCATGGTTTGAATGGGCGTTCTGATGTTGCATTGGGACTTTTCGATAGAATGGCAACTGAAGGAATCCAACCAAACTCGGTCACCTTTCTCGGGGCATTGTCAGCTTGTGCACATTCAGGCATGGTGGACAAAGCTTATGCTATCTTTGAGGGTATGAAACGGTGGGGTATTGAGCCTGAACTGAAGCATTACTCTTGCATGGCTGACACGCTCGGTAGAGCAGGGCGTGTTGTTGAGGCCGTGAAGATGATAGAGGAAATGCCTTTTGAGCCTGACGAAGCAATGCTTGGAGGTGCACTGGCAGCCTGTCGTGTGCATGGAGAAATGGAGGCTGCTGAACAGGTTTCAAAGAGATTGATGGACATGTCTCCTGGAAAGAGTGGCTACTACATGAGCTTGGCAAACATATATTCAGATGCTGGAAGGTACAGTGATGCAGAGAGAATAAGAGACTTCATGAAAGAAGTTAAAGTCAGCAAGCTTCCTGGATATAGTTCGGTTGAATTGGATGTTGATAGATTTCATAGAACGAGCAATGGAGTTTGA